Proteins encoded by one window of Akkermansia muciniphila ATCC BAA-835:
- the ruvC gene encoding crossover junction endodeoxyribonuclease RuvC: MRILAIDPAIRNTGYAVVEGDYRRARALDYGTLSIPRSVSQSGCLLAIKQHLGNLIDKWNPDEMAVERIIYVQSHQTAITMGAAKAAVVIAAAEAGLRIMEYSPKSVKLSVVGRGAAQKTQVAFMVRALLELRETPESDAADALAIGLTHLFSADPLKAHMMERKYI; encoded by the coding sequence ATGCGCATTCTTGCCATAGACCCGGCCATCCGCAACACGGGTTATGCCGTGGTGGAGGGGGATTACCGGCGCGCGCGCGCCCTGGACTATGGAACGCTATCCATTCCCCGGAGCGTGTCCCAGTCCGGCTGCCTGCTTGCCATCAAGCAGCATTTGGGCAATCTCATTGACAAATGGAACCCGGATGAAATGGCGGTGGAGCGCATCATCTATGTCCAGTCTCATCAGACGGCCATCACGATGGGTGCGGCCAAGGCGGCCGTGGTCATTGCCGCGGCGGAAGCCGGGCTGCGTATTATGGAATATTCCCCCAAAAGCGTGAAGCTCTCCGTCGTAGGGCGCGGGGCCGCTCAAAAAACGCAGGTCGCCTTCATGGTGCGGGCTCTTTTGGAACTCCGGGAAACGCCGGAATCCGATGCCGCCGACGCCCTGGCGATCGGCCTCACCCACCTCTTTTCTGCGGACCCTTTGAAGGCCCACATGATGGAGAGGAAATACATTTAG
- a CDS encoding DEAD/DEAH box helicase: protein MLFSELGLSEPVLKAVEKCGYEHPTPIQEQAIPIILEGRDLIGASQTGTGKTAAFALPLLTRIQPIGKPQILVLEPTRELADQVAESFAEYGEFTGLKVALLYGGVGYGKQTEDLKKGADIVVATPGRLVDHFYRCTMRFGEVKALVLDEVDRMLDMGFLPIVRKIVNLCPWEGRQTLFFSATMPPVIAGFAKWCLTDPAEVTIARREVAATISHAFYPVALDQRDELLLALLKGTDFRSVMIFTRTRKEADAVCGMLKHHGYRGEVAVMHSDIPQKERMEALKGFKSGKYDILVATDVAARGIDISGVTHVINYRVPENAEDYVHRIGRTGRAEASGDAFTIMTADELDFAAAVENFIGKPIERKKLDGFNYTYTALLEDKPVKSVRKPKPAGPKRRRR, encoded by the coding sequence ATGTTATTTTCAGAATTAGGTTTATCGGAACCCGTCTTGAAGGCGGTGGAGAAATGCGGTTATGAACATCCCACCCCCATTCAGGAGCAGGCCATTCCCATCATTCTGGAAGGCAGGGACCTCATTGGGGCCTCCCAGACGGGGACGGGGAAAACCGCTGCTTTCGCCCTCCCGCTGCTGACAAGGATTCAGCCCATCGGCAAACCTCAGATACTGGTGCTGGAACCCACCAGGGAACTGGCCGACCAGGTGGCGGAATCCTTTGCCGAATACGGTGAATTCACCGGGTTGAAAGTAGCGTTGCTGTATGGCGGCGTGGGGTACGGAAAGCAGACGGAAGACCTGAAAAAAGGGGCGGACATCGTTGTGGCCACTCCCGGCCGGCTGGTGGACCACTTCTACCGCTGCACCATGCGCTTCGGAGAAGTCAAGGCCCTGGTTCTGGATGAAGTGGACCGAATGCTGGACATGGGGTTCCTGCCCATTGTCCGTAAAATCGTCAACCTTTGTCCGTGGGAAGGAAGGCAAACCCTCTTCTTCTCCGCCACCATGCCTCCGGTCATCGCGGGATTTGCCAAATGGTGCCTGACGGACCCTGCGGAAGTTACCATCGCCCGGCGTGAAGTGGCCGCCACCATCAGCCATGCCTTTTATCCGGTAGCTCTGGACCAGCGGGATGAACTGCTGTTGGCCCTGCTCAAGGGGACGGACTTCCGTTCCGTCATGATTTTCACCCGCACCCGCAAGGAGGCGGACGCGGTATGCGGCATGCTCAAGCATCATGGCTACCGCGGGGAGGTGGCCGTCATGCACTCCGACATTCCCCAGAAGGAACGCATGGAGGCGCTTAAGGGATTCAAGAGCGGAAAATATGATATTCTGGTGGCTACGGATGTGGCGGCGCGCGGCATTGACATCAGCGGTGTGACCCACGTCATCAACTACCGCGTTCCGGAAAACGCGGAAGACTATGTGCACCGCATCGGCCGTACCGGCCGCGCGGAAGCTTCCGGGGATGCGTTCACGATCATGACGGCGGATGAGCTGGATTTTGCTGCGGCTGTGGAAAATTTCATTGGGAAACCCATTGAACGCAAAAAACTGGACGGGTTCAACTACACGTACACCGCCCTGTTGGAAGACAAGCCCGTCAAATCCGTCCGCAAGCCCAAACCCGCAGGTCCCAAGCGCCGCAGGCGCTAA
- a CDS encoding MBL fold metallo-hydrolase yields MDRIRVYTGGVASCNGYLFKTRDNAYVAVDAPSGFADWIYSKKPDIIITDLLITHQHFDHVEDACRMRQIFDCRIHAGQPYNESLTLEKMARDAWGLPLNVQPFVVDEILTPDIHTANWGGLLWHLHQVPGHSPDSIVYDLPDEGIMFTGDVIFAGSIGRTDLPGGNLRLLKQGIEKKVLNQPATTMIFPGHGPYTNVKNELLTNPFIS; encoded by the coding sequence ATGGATCGGATTCGCGTTTATACGGGTGGAGTTGCTTCCTGTAATGGTTACCTCTTTAAGACGAGGGATAACGCTTACGTGGCGGTGGACGCTCCGTCCGGCTTTGCGGACTGGATCTATTCCAAAAAGCCCGATATCATCATCACGGATCTTCTCATCACCCACCAGCATTTTGACCATGTGGAGGATGCCTGCCGCATGCGCCAGATTTTCGACTGCCGCATTCATGCCGGGCAACCTTACAATGAAAGCCTGACGCTGGAAAAAATGGCCCGCGACGCCTGGGGACTTCCCCTCAATGTTCAGCCGTTTGTGGTGGATGAAATACTTACTCCGGACATTCACACGGCGAATTGGGGCGGCCTGTTGTGGCATCTCCACCAGGTGCCCGGCCATTCTCCGGACAGCATTGTTTACGATTTGCCGGATGAAGGAATCATGTTCACAGGTGACGTCATTTTTGCCGGCTCCATCGGGCGGACGGATCTCCCGGGAGGAAACCTGCGCCTGCTGAAACAGGGCATTGAAAAGAAAGTGCTCAACCAGCCCGCCACGACCATGATTTTCCCGGGCCACGGTCCATATACCAACGTGAAAAACGAACTGCTGACCAATCCGTTCATCTCCTGA
- the pyrC gene encoding dihydroorotase → MILELHSPLDMHLHLRDGDMMKLVAPLSSASFAGAVIMPNLVPPVADAGAVQAYRQRVLDACGDDVFQPYMTAFFRSYSEKELSRLKELVFGIKLYPAGATTNSEGGVKAMKDAEATLSIMQEMDIPLLVHGESHGFVMDREAEFLDVYRDLATRFPRLTICMEHITTAAAVQLLDEFENLAATVTLQHLLITLDDVAGGMLRPHLFCKPIAKRPEDREALLQAALSGHPRLMFGSDSAPHPIHAKEACGCAAGVFTAPIALPRLAALFDEHGALDRLQGFVSGHACALYGLNPPARTVRLQRREMLVPDAYEGHGQKVVPMDAGCTIPWRLI, encoded by the coding sequence ATGATTCTGGAACTGCACTCCCCGCTGGACATGCATCTTCACCTGAGGGACGGCGATATGATGAAGCTGGTCGCTCCGTTAAGTTCCGCCTCTTTTGCCGGGGCGGTCATCATGCCCAACCTGGTGCCTCCGGTGGCTGATGCGGGTGCGGTGCAGGCTTACCGGCAGCGGGTGCTGGACGCTTGCGGAGACGATGTATTCCAGCCGTACATGACGGCATTTTTTCGCTCCTATTCAGAAAAGGAATTGTCCCGGCTCAAGGAACTGGTGTTCGGCATCAAGCTGTACCCGGCAGGAGCCACCACGAACAGCGAGGGCGGCGTGAAGGCCATGAAGGATGCGGAAGCTACCCTGTCCATCATGCAGGAAATGGATATTCCTTTGCTGGTGCATGGCGAAAGCCACGGCTTCGTGATGGACCGGGAGGCCGAATTCCTGGATGTTTACCGTGATTTGGCTACGCGCTTCCCCCGGCTGACTATCTGCATGGAACATATTACCACGGCCGCCGCCGTGCAGCTGCTGGACGAATTTGAAAACCTGGCCGCCACGGTAACCCTCCAGCATCTTCTCATTACTTTGGACGATGTGGCCGGTGGCATGCTGAGGCCGCATCTGTTCTGCAAGCCGATCGCCAAAAGGCCGGAAGACCGGGAAGCCCTGTTGCAGGCTGCCCTTTCCGGGCATCCCCGCCTCATGTTCGGCAGTGACTCCGCCCCCCATCCCATCCATGCCAAGGAAGCGTGCGGATGCGCCGCCGGCGTGTTTACCGCCCCCATCGCTCTTCCTCGTCTGGCGGCCCTGTTTGACGAACACGGGGCCCTGGACCGGTTGCAGGGCTTTGTTTCCGGTCATGCCTGCGCTTTGTACGGGTTGAATCCGCCTGCCAGGACGGTCCGTCTGCAGCGGCGTGAAATGCTGGTGCCGGACGCTTATGAAGGACATGGACAGAAAGTGGTGCCGATGGATGCCGGATGCACCATTCCTTGGAGACTGATATGA
- a CDS encoding MarR family winged helix-turn-helix transcriptional regulator, whose protein sequence is MLQTAADITASVHKFETILHQFKRDNLNEVDQSHYQKIMGLSVRQMNALGALNHLMTNRQEGIPLKELAHYLRMSIPSTSLLVDSMVKKGLFDRKENPRDRRSLCIRLSEEGESRFQMLFNGMKEKLDTLFSTLSQEDKENFCRIVDTLYNHVYSK, encoded by the coding sequence ATGCTTCAGACTGCCGCGGATATCACAGCCTCCGTTCACAAATTCGAGACGATCCTTCACCAGTTCAAAAGGGATAACCTGAATGAGGTGGACCAGAGCCATTACCAGAAAATCATGGGGCTTTCCGTCCGGCAGATGAACGCCCTGGGTGCCCTGAACCACCTGATGACCAACCGCCAGGAAGGCATTCCCCTGAAAGAGCTTGCCCATTATCTCCGCATGAGCATTCCCTCCACCTCCCTGCTGGTGGACAGCATGGTGAAGAAAGGCCTGTTCGACCGCAAGGAGAATCCCCGCGACAGGCGTTCCCTGTGCATCCGCCTTTCCGAGGAAGGCGAATCCAGGTTCCAGATGCTTTTCAACGGCATGAAGGAAAAACTGGATACCCTGTTCAGCACTCTGTCGCAAGAGGACAAGGAGAATTTCTGCCGTATTGTGGATACCCTTTACAACCACGTTTACAGTAAATAA
- a CDS encoding efflux RND transporter periplasmic adaptor subunit: MKKHTHHRKAPLRLLAGSGLLFSLFVPGYSQGTPGGAAAKPSTVLVQKAAAIDSAVNKKYIGQVEAIDRVTVQPRVSGNIVATRFREGKVVKKGDLLFEIEDTRYRAAVEEAVAKKAQLEAKLLYAKNSFERYNRLLASKSVSMDTVENAKSTMHALEAEIQSANAAITVAKDDLNYTRLTAPITGRTGRVTFSTGNYITPTSGSLVTITGIDEVYVKFPISERDFLSLFGTQENMKKDALVSVNLANGKAYDQPGRIFMTDNTVQTTTDTLNVWAKFPNPEDVLTPGGVVTVNLSKKNVDRFPAANISSVMHDAYKSYVYIVNDQGVVERRDVTLGNTVNNEQCFSSGVKEGEVVIIDGMHKVRPGAKVNPVYSVQN, encoded by the coding sequence ATGAAAAAACACACGCATCATCGGAAGGCGCCCCTCCGCCTGCTGGCCGGTTCCGGCCTGCTTTTTTCCCTGTTTGTTCCGGGTTATTCCCAAGGAACGCCGGGAGGGGCTGCAGCCAAACCCAGTACCGTACTCGTCCAGAAAGCCGCCGCTATTGACAGCGCGGTGAACAAGAAGTACATCGGCCAGGTGGAAGCCATTGACCGGGTGACTGTGCAGCCCCGCGTCTCCGGCAACATCGTAGCCACCCGTTTCCGGGAAGGAAAGGTCGTGAAGAAGGGGGATCTCCTGTTCGAAATTGAGGATACGCGCTACAGGGCGGCTGTGGAGGAAGCGGTAGCCAAAAAGGCCCAGCTTGAAGCCAAACTGCTTTACGCAAAAAATAGTTTTGAACGCTATAACAGGTTGCTGGCCTCCAAATCCGTCTCCATGGACACGGTGGAAAACGCCAAGAGCACCATGCATGCCCTGGAAGCGGAAATCCAGTCCGCAAACGCCGCCATTACGGTAGCGAAGGACGATCTTAACTATACCAGGCTCACGGCTCCCATCACGGGCCGCACAGGCCGCGTCACCTTTTCCACGGGCAATTACATCACCCCCACCTCCGGTTCCCTGGTGACCATTACAGGCATCGATGAAGTGTACGTGAAGTTCCCTATCAGCGAACGCGATTTCCTTTCCCTGTTCGGTACCCAGGAAAATATGAAGAAAGACGCCCTTGTGTCCGTCAACCTCGCCAACGGCAAGGCATACGACCAGCCGGGCAGGATTTTCATGACGGACAATACCGTCCAGACGACCACGGACACCCTGAATGTCTGGGCAAAATTCCCCAATCCGGAAGACGTGCTGACGCCCGGCGGCGTAGTCACGGTTAATCTTTCCAAGAAAAACGTGGACCGCTTCCCGGCTGCCAACATTTCCTCCGTGATGCACGATGCCTACAAGAGCTACGTTTACATCGTCAACGACCAGGGCGTCGTGGAACGCCGGGACGTTACGCTGGGCAACACGGTCAATAATGAACAGTGTTTCAGTTCCGGCGTTAAGGAAGGGGAAGTCGTCATCATCGACGGCATGCACAAGGTGCGTCCCGGCGCCAAGGTGAATCCGGTATATTCCGTTCAAAACTGA
- a CDS encoding efflux RND transporter permease subunit — MIADLFIKRPKFAIVIAILMMLAGGICLNQLPIAEYPEIAPTSINVQATYTGASAQVVMETLASPIEEELNGLENLLYFSSKSDNTGGYSLSLTFKSGTNSDINMVNVQNALKRVEYKLPKEVTDQGIKIKKRSSDILGFFAFRSTSMSSLELNNFVKTRVKDEVARVPGISAVNLMPEKNYSMRIWLDALRMSALNITPDDVSNAIKAQNVQAAAGSIGSEGENNFIQYKVNVTGRLQTVEEFSKIIVRTGQDGHVTRLDDIARIELGAETYTGSSRNNGEDSVNMAVYRLDDANALEAMNGVKDTLEKLEKRFPEGVSYVVSYDPTQYISATMAEIVETLVIALILVVGITYLFLQDWRATLIPALAIPVSLIGTFAILLPLGFSINVLTMFGLILVIGSLVDDGIIVVENTMRILETEDLSPEEATRKSMHQITGAIIATTLVTVAIYVPIAFFGGMVGNIYMQFSVTMCVALCLSAINSLTLSPALCVLLLKRKQKKQSRFSLFRPFNVSLEWARKSYIKCAGIMVRRAWLTLILLAAVLVGNWKLFETVPKSFLPPEDKGTVFCDIQLAPGATLGRTEQAMRSAEQKLMSIPGVRQVSSTSGFSFMGGNGENLGMCIAQLDPWDKRKTPELSLDSIMQKASILCDEIPAAKATVFSPPAIMGLGLTGGVSFMLQASGEETPKDLERVTNDLLDKINKLPGTMYARSAYEANTPQLFLNIDREKAQSMHVPVSRIFTTLQSKLASMYINDFNLIGYTFKVKMQSAAEDRTTINDIMNTYIQNDQGQMVPLSSVATLSYMVGPRQISRFNQLMSAEVTAQAKPGVSSGELMNQIEAIPLPENYSITWTDMSYQERQNDGKIVLLMGMALLFGYLFLVAQYESWTVPISVIVSVSVALLGALLGLIICNTPLSIYAQLGLVMLVGLAGKNAILMVEFSKMERERGVPIQEAALEGARQRFRAVMMTAISFIIGVFPMVIASGAGAASRKAIGISTFYGMILATVVGILFIPALYAMFQRYREWVKGLFARKAE; from the coding sequence ATGATTGCGGACCTGTTTATCAAACGCCCCAAATTCGCCATCGTCATCGCCATCCTGATGATGCTGGCTGGCGGCATCTGCCTGAACCAGCTCCCCATTGCGGAGTATCCGGAAATCGCGCCCACCAGCATCAACGTGCAGGCCACCTATACGGGTGCCAGCGCCCAGGTAGTGATGGAAACGCTGGCCTCCCCCATTGAGGAAGAACTCAACGGGTTGGAAAACCTGCTCTATTTCTCCTCCAAGTCAGATAACACCGGCGGGTATTCCCTGTCCCTGACGTTCAAGAGCGGCACGAATTCGGACATCAACATGGTGAACGTTCAGAACGCCTTGAAACGGGTGGAATACAAACTTCCCAAGGAGGTGACGGACCAGGGCATCAAGATCAAGAAACGCTCCTCTGACATCCTGGGATTCTTCGCTTTCCGGTCCACCAGCATGAGTTCCCTGGAGCTGAACAACTTCGTCAAGACCAGGGTGAAGGATGAGGTTGCCCGCGTACCGGGAATCTCTGCCGTCAACCTGATGCCGGAAAAGAATTACAGCATGCGCATCTGGCTGGACGCCCTGCGCATGTCCGCCCTGAATATCACGCCGGATGACGTTTCCAATGCCATCAAGGCGCAGAACGTTCAGGCCGCGGCCGGCTCCATCGGCTCGGAAGGGGAAAACAACTTCATCCAATACAAGGTGAACGTCACCGGACGACTGCAGACCGTGGAGGAATTCAGCAAGATTATCGTCCGCACGGGCCAGGATGGCCACGTTACCCGGCTGGACGACATTGCCCGCATTGAGCTGGGCGCGGAAACCTACACGGGCAGCAGCCGCAACAACGGGGAAGACTCCGTGAACATGGCTGTGTACCGCCTGGATGACGCCAATGCCCTGGAAGCCATGAACGGCGTGAAAGACACGCTGGAGAAGCTGGAAAAACGTTTTCCGGAAGGTGTGAGCTACGTCGTGAGCTACGACCCCACGCAATACATTTCCGCCACCATGGCGGAAATCGTGGAAACGCTTGTCATCGCCCTGATTCTGGTGGTGGGCATCACGTACCTGTTCCTGCAGGACTGGCGTGCCACGCTCATTCCGGCGCTCGCCATTCCCGTCTCCCTGATAGGCACCTTCGCCATCCTGCTGCCCCTGGGCTTTTCCATCAATGTGCTGACCATGTTCGGCCTTATTCTAGTAATCGGGTCCCTGGTGGACGACGGCATCATCGTAGTGGAAAATACGATGCGCATTCTGGAGACGGAGGATCTCTCGCCGGAAGAAGCCACCAGGAAGAGCATGCACCAGATTACAGGCGCCATCATCGCCACCACGCTGGTGACGGTCGCCATTTACGTGCCCATCGCCTTCTTCGGCGGCATGGTAGGGAACATTTACATGCAATTCTCCGTAACCATGTGCGTGGCCCTCTGCCTTTCCGCCATCAATTCCCTGACGCTCAGCCCCGCGCTGTGCGTTCTGCTGCTGAAAAGGAAGCAAAAGAAACAGAGCAGGTTCAGCCTCTTCCGCCCCTTCAATGTCTCTCTGGAATGGGCGCGCAAAAGCTATATCAAATGCGCCGGCATCATGGTGCGCCGCGCGTGGCTTACGCTGATTCTGCTGGCCGCTGTCCTGGTCGGCAACTGGAAACTGTTTGAGACCGTACCCAAATCCTTCCTTCCTCCGGAAGACAAGGGCACCGTTTTCTGTGATATCCAGCTGGCCCCTGGCGCCACGCTGGGCCGTACGGAACAGGCCATGCGCAGTGCGGAACAGAAGCTGATGAGCATCCCCGGCGTGCGCCAGGTTTCCTCCACTTCCGGATTCAGCTTCATGGGCGGCAACGGGGAAAACCTGGGCATGTGCATCGCCCAGCTTGACCCCTGGGACAAACGCAAGACGCCGGAGCTTTCCCTGGATTCCATCATGCAGAAAGCTTCCATCCTGTGTGATGAAATTCCGGCGGCCAAGGCCACCGTGTTCAGCCCGCCCGCCATCATGGGGCTGGGCCTGACGGGCGGCGTCTCCTTCATGCTCCAGGCCAGCGGGGAGGAAACTCCCAAGGACCTGGAACGAGTGACCAACGACCTGCTGGACAAAATCAACAAACTGCCGGGAACCATGTACGCCCGCAGCGCGTATGAGGCGAACACCCCCCAGCTTTTCCTGAACATCGACCGTGAAAAGGCGCAGAGCATGCACGTGCCCGTCAGCCGCATCTTCACGACGCTTCAAAGCAAGCTGGCCTCCATGTACATCAATGATTTCAACCTGATCGGCTACACGTTCAAGGTGAAGATGCAGTCCGCGGCAGAGGACCGCACCACCATCAATGACATCATGAACACCTACATTCAGAACGATCAGGGCCAGATGGTGCCTCTCAGCTCCGTAGCCACCCTGTCTTACATGGTGGGGCCGCGGCAAATATCCCGTTTCAACCAGCTCATGTCCGCAGAAGTGACCGCCCAGGCAAAACCCGGCGTCAGCAGCGGCGAGCTGATGAACCAGATTGAGGCTATTCCGCTGCCGGAAAATTACTCCATCACCTGGACGGACATGAGCTATCAGGAACGGCAGAACGATGGGAAAATCGTCCTGCTGATGGGTATGGCCCTGCTCTTCGGCTACCTGTTCCTGGTGGCGCAATATGAAAGCTGGACGGTTCCCATTTCCGTCATTGTCTCCGTCTCCGTCGCCCTGTTGGGCGCTTTGCTCGGCCTGATTATCTGCAACACGCCCCTGAGCATTTACGCTCAGCTCGGCCTGGTGATGCTGGTGGGCCTGGCCGGGAAAAACGCTATTCTGATGGTGGAGTTCTCCAAAATGGAGCGGGAGCGCGGCGTTCCCATCCAGGAAGCCGCCCTGGAAGGAGCCCGGCAGCGCTTCCGCGCCGTGATGATGACGGCCATTTCCTTCATCATCGGGGTATTCCCCATGGTCATCGCCTCCGGAGCGGGCGCGGCAAGCCGCAAAGCCATTGGCATCTCCACCTTCTACGGCATGATTCTCGCAACAGTAGTGGGCATTCTGTTCATTCCGGCCCTGTACGCCATGTTCCAGCGTTACCGCGAATGGGTGAAAGGCCTGTTTGCCAGAAAGGCGGAATAA
- a CDS encoding dihydrofolate reductase — translation MSQPVTYTGVVAMAPDRGIGYRGALPWHLPDDLKTFKRITTGHPVLMGRKTYESIGRPLPGRQNIVLTRDPAWTAEGVQVVHSAGELECLELMDPEIMVIGGAEIFSLMMPAMSRMWVSKVKGEYPADTFLPPFENRLERAVLKEHFEDFDLYLYEQVK, via the coding sequence ATGTCACAACCCGTTACTTATACAGGAGTGGTCGCCATGGCTCCCGACCGCGGCATTGGTTACCGGGGGGCGCTCCCCTGGCATTTGCCGGACGACCTCAAGACGTTCAAGCGCATTACGACGGGGCACCCCGTGCTGATGGGCCGGAAAACGTATGAGAGCATAGGCAGGCCTCTTCCCGGCAGGCAGAACATCGTGCTGACCCGTGACCCGGCGTGGACGGCGGAAGGCGTTCAGGTGGTTCATTCCGCAGGGGAGTTGGAATGTCTGGAATTGATGGACCCGGAAATCATGGTGATCGGGGGTGCGGAGATTTTTTCCCTGATGATGCCGGCCATGTCCCGCATGTGGGTTTCCAAAGTAAAGGGGGAATATCCGGCGGATACTTTTCTTCCTCCGTTTGAGAACCGGCTGGAGCGTGCCGTCCTGAAGGAACATTTTGAAGATTTTGACCTGTATTTGTACGAGCAGGTCAAATAG
- a CDS encoding thymidylate synthase, which translates to MKQYLALLEDVLSNGAGREDRTGTGTIGVFGRQSRYDLRDGFPCLTTKKLHLRSIIYELLWFLKGETNIKFLKDNGVSIWDEWADENGDLGPVYGAQWRCWPGNDGKPIDQIARLVDGLKHNPWSRRHIVSAWNVALVDDMALPPCHSLFQFCVIPAQPGEKKHGLSLQLYQRSADLFLGVPFNIASYALLLLMTAQVCGYEAREFIHTFGDLHLYRNHLDQAREQLSRTPRPLPVMKLNPEVKTIDGFHYEDFELVGYDPLPHIKAPISV; encoded by the coding sequence ATGAAGCAGTATTTGGCACTTTTGGAGGATGTCCTGAGCAATGGAGCGGGGCGGGAGGACCGTACCGGAACGGGCACTATCGGCGTGTTCGGGCGGCAGAGCAGGTATGATTTGCGCGACGGTTTTCCATGCCTTACCACCAAGAAGCTTCATTTACGCTCCATCATTTATGAGCTGCTCTGGTTCCTGAAAGGAGAGACCAATATCAAGTTTTTGAAAGACAACGGCGTCAGCATCTGGGATGAATGGGCCGACGAAAACGGGGATCTGGGGCCCGTGTACGGCGCGCAGTGGCGCTGCTGGCCGGGAAACGACGGCAAACCCATTGACCAGATTGCCAGACTGGTTGACGGCCTGAAACACAATCCATGGTCTCGGAGGCACATCGTCAGTGCGTGGAATGTGGCCCTGGTGGATGACATGGCCCTCCCTCCGTGCCATTCCCTGTTCCAGTTTTGCGTGATTCCCGCCCAGCCGGGAGAAAAAAAGCACGGCCTTTCCCTCCAGCTTTACCAGCGCAGCGCGGATCTTTTTCTGGGGGTTCCCTTCAACATTGCTTCCTATGCGCTGCTGTTGCTTATGACCGCCCAGGTATGCGGGTATGAAGCCCGGGAATTCATCCATACGTTCGGAGATCTGCACCTGTACCGGAACCATCTGGACCAGGCGAGGGAACAACTCTCCCGCACGCCCCGTCCTCTCCCGGTCATGAAGCTCAATCCGGAGGTAAAAACCATTGACGGATTCCATTATGAAGATTTTGAGCTCGTGGGGTATGATCCCCTGCCGCACATCAAGGCTCCCATCTCCGTTTAG